The Huiozyma naganishii CBS 8797 chromosome 3, complete genome genome contains a region encoding:
- the MAK31 gene encoding Mak31p (similar to Saccharomyces cerevisiae MAK31 (YCR020C-A); ancestral locus Anc_1.438) — protein MENLTLRDYIGNTLYVTLKDGRILNGEFMAIDAQCNLLLDRVREQSKSATAEVSSRLLGLVSVPSDTVEKVEVPQYKMQEMIRSRAAFMQNIV, from the coding sequence ATGGAGAATCTGACTTTAAGGGACTACATAGGAAATACTCTTTACGTAACGTTGAAAGATGGGAGGATTTTGAATGGGGAATTCATGGCTATCGATGCCCAATGCAATTTGCTTCTGGACCGTGTCAGAGAACAATCAAAGTCAGCTACAGCTGAGGTCTCAAGCAGATTGTTGGGGTTGGTCAGTGTACCGTCAGACACCGTAGAGAAGGTGGAGGTTCCGCAGTACAAGATGCAAGAGATGATTCGCAGCAGGGCTGCATTCATGCAAAATATAGTGTGA
- the ARO10 gene encoding phenylpyruvate decarboxylase ARO10 (similar to Saccharomyces cerevisiae ARO10 (YDR380W); ancestral locus Anc_5.456), with amino-acid sequence MSPVTYKLASEKTKETQHISDISVGKKIPLGKYLFQRVLSAGTKSIFGVPGDFNLPLLEHLYERDLVEQGLRWIGTCNELNAAYAADGFSRYSNKIGCLITTYGVGELSALNGVAGAFAENVKMLHIVGVAKSSAKHENKNIHHLIPNLHDSNFKRPNHKVYYEMVKDRVCCSAEYLENIDQACDQIDKVIRDIYRYSKPGYIFIPVDFVNELVETTNLLVTPVIDLESSLARPDEVTVIEVAQMIADWIYQSGNPGLVGDVLTDRYDATKMLNDFIQLTKMWNFTTVNGKSIIDESNPWYMGLYNGDEGVSTVIDRFHKCDLVLNFGLDINEINHGHYTFKYKPNSKIVELHPTYVRFLDTEYGTERLFKGLNFVFVLKELINRINPKECMFSYDLSVRKFCSEEIKTPEDGNDDAEASTITQNKLSKMIPDYLNPGDIVVCETGSFQFAMRDIVLPPQVKYMSQGFFLSIGTALPAAVGVGIALQDYPNQHINNFGAVDHNYKPRLILLEGDGAAQMTVQELTSMIRFQIPIEIMLWNNNGYTVERAILGPTRSYNDIMPWDWTKLFAAFGDFEGKYTRSTAIETTSKLLLKLNQLKNEGNRDIIEMVEVKLGVMDYPHQLKHMVEAAKVRQVRQ; translated from the coding sequence ATGTCGCCCGTGACTTATAAATTGGCTAGTGAAAAGACAAAGGAGACACAACATATCTCCGATATTTCTGTTGGGAAGAAGATCCCATTGGGGAAATACCTTTTCCAACGAGTGTTGAGTGCCGGTACAAAGTCCATATTTGGTGTCCCTGGTGACTTCAATTTACCTCTGTTGGAGCATCTCTACGAAAGAGATCTGGTTGAACAAGGTTTGAGATGGATTGGGACCTGTAACGAATTGAACGCTGCTTATGCAGCAGATGGGTTTTCTAGGTACTCGAATAAAATTGGATGTTTGATTACCACTTACGGTGTTGGTGAATTAAGTGCCCTGAATGGTGTTGCTGGGGCATTTGCAGAAAATGTTAAAATGTTGCATATTGTGGGTGTAGCTAAATCATCTGCGAAACACGAAAACAAGAATATCCACCATCTCATCCCCAATTTGCACGATTCAAATTTTAAACGGCCCAACCACAAAGTATACTATGAAATGGTAAAGGATAGAGTTTGTTGTAGTGCTGAGTATTTGGAAAACATAGACCAAGCTTGCGATCAAATCGACAAAGTTATCAGAGACATCTATAGGTACTCAAAGCCAGGCTATATTTTTATCCCTGTCGATTTTGTCAATGAGCTCGTGGAGACTACCAACTTGCTGGTAACACCAGTGATTGACTTGGAGTCCTCCTTGGCAAGGCCCGACGAAGTGACAGTGATCGAAGTTGCACAAATGATAGCAGACTGGATTTATCAGAGTGGGAACCCTGGTTTAGTCGGCGATGTCCTCACTGATCGGTACGATGCGACAAAGATGCTCAACGATTTTATTCAACTGACAAAGATGTGGAACTTTACCACAGTTAATGGTAAGTCCATTATCGATGAGTCAAACCCATGGTATATGGGCCTTTACAACGGTGACGAAGGGGTCAGCACGGTGATTGATCGGTTCCACAAATGTGACCTTGTTTTAAATTTTGGGTTAGATATCAACGAAATTAACCATGGTCACTACACATTCAAGTATAAGCCAAACAGTAAGATCGTCGAGTTGCATCCAACATACGTCAGGTTTTTGGATACAGAGTATGGTACCGAAAGATTGTTCAAAGGTCTTAACTTCGTATTTGTGCTGAAAGAATTGATTAACCGGATAAACCCAAAGGAATGTATGTTCTCCTATGACCTATCAGTGAGAAAATTCTGCAGCGAGGAAATAAAAACTCCAGAAGACGGTAATGATGACGCTGAGGCCAGCACAATCACCCAGAACAAACTATCCAAAATGATCCCAGACTATTTAAACCCTGGTGATATCGTGGTATGTGAGACGGGATCCTTTCAATTTGCCATGAGGGATATTGTATTACCTCCACAAGTCAAATACATGTCGCAGGGATTCTTTTTATCCATTGGTACCGCTTTACCAGCGGCAGTTGGGGTAGGTATTGCGTTACAGGATTATCCAAACCAACATATAAACAACTTTGGTGCAGTTGATCACAATTACAAACCTAGACTAATCCTGTTGGAAGGTGACGGTGCTGCACAGATGACAGTGCAAGAACTAACCTCTATGATCAGATTTCAGATCCCGATCGAAATCATGTTATGGAATAACAATGGGTACACGGTAGAAAGGGCAATCTTGGGTCCCACCAGATCATACAACGACATCATGCCTTGGGACTGGACAAAGTTGTTTGCTGCTTTTGGTGACTTCGAGGGTAAGTACACGAGAAGCACCGCAATCGAAACGACTTCAAAACTgcttttgaagttgaaccagttgaagaacgaggGAAACCGCGATATTATTGAAATGGTCGAAGTGAAGCTGGGTGTGATGGATTACCCACACCAGCTCAAACACATGGTTGAGGCCGCAAAAGTGAGGCAAGTAAGGCAATGA
- the SDH6 gene encoding Sdh6p (similar to Saccharomyces cerevisiae YDR379C-A; ancestral locus Anc_5.454): protein MTKLSGLQKEVLALYRGWIRMTYRKPRETRPHFLSYIHEEFGKYRDLPRKDFTTVEHLLRVGNKRLKMYSSPDLKDVH, encoded by the coding sequence ATGACAAAACTGTCTGGGTTGCAGAAGGAAGTACTCGCTTTGTACAGAGGATGGATTAGGATGACGTACAGGAAACCAAGGGAAACTCGACCCCATTTCTTGAGTTACATACATGAGGAGTTTGGTAAATACAGGGACTTACCACGAAAGGATTTCACCACTGTGGAGCATCTACTACGTGTAGGGAATAAAAGGCTGAAAATGTATTCTAGTCCAGATTTAAAGGATGTTCATTAG
- the RGA2 gene encoding GTPase-activating protein RGA2 (similar to Saccharomyces cerevisiae RGA2 (YDR379W) and RGA1 (YOR127W); ancestral locus Anc_5.453) codes for MPGIDTIQGPQPSTCIVCNKAIQEGKAYEVRGSAWHEQCFNCSHCHRSLCQSKNFLCLDSNHVLICPECSAFCSHCGKMIGDKAIILSNNESFCPDCFKCSRCDSPIHDLKYSKSPKGGILCLNCHQRTKNSTSMGKQHVSTSPSTSVSAAVLPKRSEMRPQGVDKYYLQRKTSSHRQSKSLSSASNARSSTADTVANSTRSGTIGTADTDEQQKVPAESRQDPQKNHTRSVSLDAMLNSTLENDGFSGEEAGDEQGSASFAVTPPHSPKVGPVLPDTASSNSFARQDTPSAPTSLDLPDTSTLLKTPELKHSPDDKHVSNLPLNSPMATENRNGFPSSIMTLPSSSTVQNGLALNFSQGLINNKSMDSSLSGANNNQGKPASNNDKPFRLAPKEKKPGRSLSLKSKNFFSPWKHRGSISNQTTPKTPKMPSSPPTSSTNFKDARYNTTKPDTHSGWGVSGTSTSLTISNPILQNNSSQPEFRRPTRGQSDTLIYNGLNHPQGGKHFGTLPTSHKHQVSTGTLADSNKGNHTSKVAMFTTPPLENSITFKQLSNTVLAPVPKMAHSDEDDLKKERSFTKDNSSGSLHSSVPSSNRQKTNDVEAVDEENIHSELACRKLKLELKSMQVTKKQLSIDIENLRLTKQTLLEEITYLKLERDKSDPSGPPPIEEPTAFNVTASVPNITATPVGNSGLQTTPNKPKFWKIFGSGGNGKDLQIPARDRHNGMNLSDHSLSNSDISAHGSGLADICQREGNKVPRIIQECIDFIESDKNHLEAEGIYRKSGSITLIEELERRLYQEGGHIQRGDDIHVVTNVLKRFLRRLPDPVISVNIYTPLISLVRNNDLIKTAPLNGAQGGDDHDIALIRFVKDHMIELMDRLPLEHYELLRILIKHLNTVALYDKFNLMNLHNLAVVFAPSIIHDVTGERDVADLNERNFAMEFMLLYKVI; via the coding sequence ATGCCCGGAATAGACACCATACAGGGCCCGCAGCCGTCCACTTGCATTGTATGCAACAAGGCGATCCAAGAGGGAAAAGCGTACGAAGTGCGGGGTAGTGCCTGGCACGAACAATGCTTCAATTGCTCACACTGTCATCGCAGTCTCTGCCAATCGAAGAACTTCCTTTGTCTAGACAGTAACCACGTCCTGATTTGTCCAGAGTGTTCCGCTTTCTGCTCCCACTGTGGGAAAATGATTGGTGATAAGGCAATTATACTCTCGAACAACGAGTCCTTCTGTCCGGACTGTTTCAAGTGCTCGAGGTGCGATAGCCCGATCCACGACCtcaaatattcaaaaagCCCAAAAGGTGGTATTTTATGTCTCAACTGCCACCAGAGGACCAAGAACAGCACATCCATGGGGAAACAACACGTCAGTACGTCACCTTCGACTTCCGTCTCTGCGGCAGTGTTACCGAAACGATCTGAGATGAGGCCACAGGGAGTGGATAAATACTACCTGCAGAGGAAGACAAGCTCGCATAGACAATCTAAATCGCTCTCTAGCGCCAGTAACGCAAGATCATCAACTGCAGACACTGTGGCCAATTCGACACGTAGCGGTACTATAGGTACTGCAGATACGGATGAACAACAGAAGGTACCCGCTGAAAGTAGACAGGACCCGCAGAAAAACCACACCAGAAGTGTGTCCCTGGATGCGATGCTGAATTCGACGTTAGAGAACGACGGGTTCAGTGGAGAGGAGGCTGGTGACGAGCAGGGCAGTGCTTCTTTTGCAGTTACTCCACCACACTCTCCAAAAGTGGGACCCGTACTCCCGGATACTGCATCCTCAAATTCATTTGCCCGTCAAGATACCCCATCTGCACCAACTTCACTAGACTTACCAGACACAAGCACACTGTTGAAAACTCCGGAGTTGAAACACAGTCCCGACGATAAACATGTAAGCAATTTACCCCTAAACAGCCCAATGGCCACGGAAAATAGAAACGGATTTCCTTCCAGCATCATGACTTTACCTTCATCTTCTACAGTACAAAATGGTCTTGCATTGAATTTCAGCCAGGGATTGATCAATAATAAGTCTATGGACTCTAGTCTCTCGGGCGCCAACAATAATCAGGGAAAACCGGCCAGTAACAATGACAAACCGTTTCGTCTTGCCCCTaaggagaagaaaccgGGCAGGTCTTTGTCCCTAAAATCGAAGAACTTTTTCAGTCCCTGGAAACACAGGGGCTCGATCTCAAACCAAACGACTCCAAAGACGCCGAAAATGCCGTCTTCCCCTCCGACATCCTCTACgaatttcaaagatgcCCGTTATAATACCACAAAACCAGATACGCACTCGGGGTGGGGCGTTTCCGGCACCTCAACATCACTTACCATATCGAATCCCATCCTGCAGAACAATTCAAGTCAACCGGAATTTCGTCGCCCTACAAGAGGCCAAAGCGATACTTTGATATACAATGGTTTGAACCACCCACAGGGCGGTAAACATTTTGGTACTTTACCTACTTCACATAAACATCAGGTATCAACGGGTACACTGGCCGATTCGAATAAAGGCAACCACACATCGAAAGTGGCCATGTTTACAACACCACCGTTGGAAAACTCGATAACTTTCAAGCAATTGTCCAACACGGTGCTTGCACCTGTCCCCAAGATGGCGCACAGCGATGAGGATGATTTaaagaaagagagatcATTTACTAAGGACAACTCTTCAGGATCATTGCACTCCTCAGTACCCTCCTCGAATCGACAGAAAACAAATGATGTAGAAGCCGTGGACGAAGAGAATATACACTCGGAGTTGGCATGCaggaaattgaaactgGAACTCAAGTCAATGCAGGTcacaaagaaacaactgAGCATCGACATCGAAAATCTGAGACTGACCAAACAGACGTTACTGGAGGAAATTACATACTTGAAATTAGAAAGGGATAAAAGTGACCCAAGTGGCCCACCCCCAATCGAAGAACCGACGGCCTTCAATGTGACGGCGTCTGTGCCAAATATTACCGCCACACCAGTAGGTAACAGTGGACTACAAACTACGCCAAACAAGCccaaattttggaaaatatttggCAGCGGTGGGAACGGTAAAGATTTACAAATTCCTGCAAGGGATCGGCACAACGGTATGAATCTGAGCGATCATAGCCTCTCGAATTCAGACATTAGTGCACACGGGAGTGGGCTTGCTGACATCTGTCAAAGAGAAGGGAACAAAGTTCCTCGGATCATCCAAGAATGCATTGACTTTATTGAAAGTGATAAGAATCATCTGGAGGCGGAGGGTATATACCGTAAATCAGGGTCGATCACGTTGATAGAAGAGCTTGAAAGGAGATTGTACCAGGAAGGCGGGCATATACAACGCGGTGATGATATCCATGTCGTCACGAACGTCTTGAAGCGGTTTTTAAGACGGCTACCGGATCCTGTGATCTCTGTGAACATTTACACACCGCTAATTTCTTTGGTCAGGAACAACGATCTGATCAAAACAGCTCCGCTGAACGGGGCCCAAGGTGGCGATGACCATGACATTGCCCTGATACGGTTTGTGAAGGACCACATGATTGAGCTTATGGACAGACTACCCCTTGAACATTATGAGCTGTTGAGGATTTTGATTAAACACTTGAACACGGTGGCGTTGTACGATAAGTTCAACCTAATGAATCTGCACAATTTGGCCGTAGTGTTTGCACCTAGTATCATACACGATGTCACAGGAGAAAGAGACGTTGCTGATCTGAACGAACGCAATTTTGCCATGGAATTTATGCTTTTATACAAGGTTATATAG
- the LSM6 gene encoding U4/U6-U5 snRNP complex subunit LSM6 (similar to Saccharomyces cerevisiae LSM6 (YDR378C); ancestral locus Anc_5.452): protein MATVTDSADSVSSQFLGHIIGKPVHVKLHSGMLYSGTLESIDGFMNVALSSTTEHYENKENGLLHRYQSDVFLRGTQVLYISEV, encoded by the coding sequence atgGCTACTGTTACTGACTCGGCAGACAGTGTATCTTCCCAGTTCTTGGGACACATCATTGGGAAACCAGTGCACGTGAAACTGCATTCCGGGATGCTGTACAGCGGGACATTGGAGTCCATCGACGGGTTCATGAACGTCGCTCTGTCATCGACCACGGAGCACTACGAGAATAAGGAGAACGGCTTGCTGCATAGGTACCAATCTGACGTGTTCCTAAGGGGCACACAGGTTTTGTACATAAGCGAAGTGTAA
- the ATP17 gene encoding F1F0 ATP synthase subunit f (similar to Saccharomyces cerevisiae ATP17 (YDR377W); ancestral locus Anc_5.451) yields MNNFVVRRSLSTLIPPKVVSASQLSKAPNAKRVANMVNFYQSLPQGPAPKAGANRNGIIGWYKAKYFDGENASGKPLMHLALSIVLLGYSMEYYFHLRHHKNGASEAH; encoded by the coding sequence ATGAATAACTTTGTTGTGAGACGTTCTCTGTCGACGCTGATTCCACCCAAGGTTGTGTCTGCTAGTCAACTCAGTAAAGCTCCAAATGCCAAGAGGGTGGCCAATATGGTGAATTTTTACCAGTCGCTCCCACAGGGCCCGGCCCCTAAAGCGGGTGCGAACAGGAACGGTATAATCGGGTGGTACAAAGCCAAATATTTCGACGGTGAAAACGCCTCTGGGAAACCCTTAATGCATCTAGCGCTAAGTATCGTGCTTTTGGGTTACTCGATGGAATACTACTTCCATTTGAGACACCACAAGAACGGGGCTTCTGAAGCTCATTAA
- the ARH1 gene encoding NADPH-adrenodoxin reductase (similar to Saccharomyces cerevisiae ARH1 (YDR376W); ancestral locus Anc_5.450), with amino-acid sequence MLAKRHVSIIGSGPSGFYTAYRLLRKSRIPLHVQIWEKLPVPFGLSRYGVAPDHPEVKNCEETFESCAKMYIGGKEKSFEFIGGVEVGKDVALNQLIRASDAVVFSYGCSGDKRLGIPGESQTKGVFTSREFVNWYNGYFDSALDDKFSSFPWEKVKRVGIIGNGNVALDIARVLLSNKIDSLWSGTDISTVALDSLRQCPVEEVKLIGRRDFLHSKFTNKELREMWQLEEYGAKGFIDARYFQPERYAGNDLDRAMKRRLEMCSEYLSPFDQRTKKNYKKVRPGNELNCTWELDYLKTPLKITPNGDGTIRSLTLCENVITPENQLIPQSQTVEYDMDLLITSLGYNGRPLNGFDSLEIGFDRDHIANRQGRVLQENGNTVIDKLYASGWIRHGPHGVIASTMSDAFDVADIVLEDLESQPVRKEPVPAGDLLALSRIPHTTWFDWERINEKEIHEGTLRGKNRSKLLTLQDVDALLKQAPTAT; translated from the coding sequence ATGTTGGCCAAGAGACACGTATCTATAATAGGATCTGGTCCGTCGGGGTTTTACACGGCGTATAGGCTGTTAAGAAAGTCGAGAATCCCGCTGCACGTTCAGATATGGGAAAAGTTACCTGTACCGTTTGGCTTATCGAGGTACGGTGTCGCTCCTGACCACCCTGAGGTGAAGAATTGTGAGGAGACATTTGAGAGCTGTGCGAAGATGTACATAGGTGGGAAGGAGAAGTCATTTGAGTTTATAGGCGGTGTCGAAGTCGGTAAGGACGTAGCATTGAATCAATTGATTCGCGCAAGTGATGCTGTCGTTTTCAGTTACGGTTGCAGTGGGGATAAGAGGTTAGGGATCCCTGGAGAGAGCCAGACAAAGGGGGTCTTTACTAGCAGAGAGTTTGTCAATTGGTATAACGGTTATTTCGATTCTGCACTGGACGACAAGTTCAGTAGCTTTCCATgggagaaagtgaaaagagTAGGTATTATTGGCAATGGTAACGTAGCACTCGATATAGCGCGGGTTTTGTTGAGTAACAAAATAGACTCGCTGTGGTCAGGTACAGATATATCCACCGTGGCTCTAGACAGTTTACGACAATGCCCGGTGGAGGAGGTCAAACTGATCGGCAGAAGGGATTTCCTTCACTCCAAATTCACGAACAAAGAGCTAAGAGAGATGTGGCAATTAGAGGAGTATGGTGCCAAAGGTTTTATTGATGCGAGGTATTTCCAACCAGAAAGATACGCGGGCAACGACTTGGATAGAGCGATGAAGAGGAGACTCGAAATGTGCTCTGAATACCTTAGCCCGTTTGATCAAAgaacgaagaagaactaCAAGAAAGTTAGACCGGGCAACGAGCTGAATTGCACATGGGAACTAGACTACCTGAAGACACCCTTGAAGATTACACCAAACGGAGATGGGACCATACGATCTTTAACACTGTGTGAGAATGTAATTACGCCTGAAAACCAGTTGATTCCACAGTCTCAAACAGTTGAATATGATATGGATCTTTTAATCACTTCGCTAGGGTACAATGGGAGACCACTAAATGGGTTTGACTCCCTCGAGATTGGCTTCGACAGAGACCACATTGCAAACAGACAAGGTCGCgttctccaagaaaacgGAAACACTGTGATCGATAAGCTGTACGCGTCTGGGTGGATACGCCACGGGCCGCACGGTGTGATCGCATCGACGATGTCGGATGCGTTTGACGTCGCAGATATAGTTTTGGAGGATTTGGAGTCCCAACCCGTCCGGAAAGAACCCGTCCCCGCGGGCGATCTCCTCGCATTGAGCAGAATCCCGCATACGACGTGGTTCGATTGGGAGAGAATCAACGAAAAGGAGATTCATGAGGGGACCCTACGGGGCAAGAACAGAAGCAAGTTACTAACGTTACAGGACGTCGATGCCCTGTTGAAGCAGGCCCCAACAGCTACCTAA
- the PHO92 gene encoding mRNA-binding phosphate metabolism regulator (similar to Saccharomyces cerevisiae YDR374C; ancestral locus Anc_5.446), whose translation MDSSRTIEDSLRDLETAFCGSKGGGSGVGTWDTSRVNSFANSAGTFCSTIFDLGLFEYKIDAQEKQGSSGEETEKSGGCAAQGQEGSYIESQKSNYTYSSHVTTGSCRTVGLLDPNTYQENRGYLNKFVPRRLPKSSVIIPSWINIPEMSKFFIIKSNSLDHIKKSFYNGIWSSTHFGNKRLSEHFKRAQADNGKMFLLFSVNGSGKFCGIAEMVTDLQLDLDTVLWDDRNKYGSAFKVRWLVVRDVHNKCLKRFLLPNNEMKPVTNSRDTQEIPYLIGVAILKIFKSQNPLNSSELTSFLDIDYT comes from the coding sequence ATGGATTCTTCACGCACCATTGAGGACTCTTTGAGAGATTTGGAAACAGCCTTTTGCGGTTCCAAGGGGGGTGGAAGCGGTGTGGGTACGTGGGACACATCAAGGGTTAACTCATTTGCTAACAGTGCGGGGACCTTTTGCAGCACGATATTTGACCTCGGCTTATTTGAGTACAAGATTGATGCTCAAGAGAAGCAGGGGTCATCTGGCGAAGAAACGGAGAAGAGTGGTGGGTGTGCGGCGCAAGGACAGGAGGGATCGTACATTGAATCACAGAAATCTAACTACACGTATTCTTCTCACGTTACGACGGGATCTTGTAGGACAGTGGGACTCCTGGACCCTAATACGTACCAGGAGAACCGCGGTTATTTAAATAAGTTTGTCCCGCGGAGATTGCCCAAGAGCAGCGTGATCATCCCTAGTTGGATCAATATTCCAGAGATGTCCAaattcttcatcatcaaatCCAACAGTTTGGATCACATCAAAAAATCATTCTATAACGGTATCTGGTCTTCCACCCATTTCGGAAACAAGAGACTCTCCGAGCATTTCAAGAGGGCACAAGCTGACAACGGTAAAATGTTTCTACTGTTCTCTGTGAACGGGTCTGGGAAATTTTGCGGTATTGCTGAGATGGTCACCGACTTGCAATTGGATCTTGACACGGTTTTATGGGATGACAGGAACAAATACGGTTCCGCGTTTAAAGTCAGGTGGTTAGTCGTTAGGGACGTGCACAATAAGTGCTTGAAAAGGTTCCTATTGCCCAATAACGAAATGAAGCCAGTCACTAACTCCAGGGACACGCAAGAGATACCTTATTTGATTGGCGTAGCCATCTTAAAGATTTTCAAGTCCCAGAACCCTCTAAATTCCAGTGAACTGACCTCATTTTTAGACATTGATTACACTTGA
- the FRQ1 gene encoding frequenin (similar to Saccharomyces cerevisiae FRQ1 (YDR373W); ancestral locus Anc_5.444), with the protein MGAKTSKLSKDDLTTLKQTTYFDRREIQQWHKGFLRDCPNGHLTRSDFVRIYNQFFPFGSPEDFANHLFTVFDHDDNGFIEFSEFIKVLSITSRGSDEEKVEWAFQLYDLNGDGVVTFDEMLTIVSSVYKMMGSMVKLEPDEATPELRVKKIFDIMDKDRDGYISLDDFKIGSKEDTSILNALNLYEGLV; encoded by the coding sequence ATGGGTGCTAAAACTTCCAAACTTTCGAAGGATGACCTTACGACACTGAAACAAACGACCTATTTCGACAGGCGTGAAATTCAACAATGGCACAAGGGGTTTCTGAGAGACTGTCCCAATGGGCATTTGACAAGGTCTGATTTTGTGAGGATATATAACCAATTCTTCCCCTTTGGATCGCCTGAGGATTTTGCAAACCATCTGTTCACTGTATTCGATCACGACGATAATGGGTTCATTGAGTTTAGCGAGTTTATAAAAGTACTGAGCATTACGTCTAGAGGATcggatgaggagaaggTCGAGTGGGCTTTCCAATTATACGACTTGAACGGGGACGGAGTGGTTACCTTCGATGAAATGCTCACCATCGTGAGCAGCGTCTACAAGATGATGGGCTCGATGGTCAAACTGGAGCCCGACGAGGCCACGCCGGAACTGAgggtgaagaagatcttTGACATCATGGATAAAGATCGTGATGGATACATATCACTTGACGATTTCAAGATTGGATCAAAAGAAGATACCTCAATCCTAAATGCACTCAACCTGTACGAAGGATTAGTATGA